From Deinococcus roseus, the proteins below share one genomic window:
- a CDS encoding transposase, translating into MTRRKTNTYTPEFKQEAVQLATREDMTIKQAAKDLGIPYSALHGWVQQTKTAKLTGRPVFTGKGKPALSEQEKRIKELEKEVEILRQEREILKLAAKFFAKEMP; encoded by the coding sequence ATGACACGCAGAAAGACCAACACCTACACCCCTGAGTTCAAGCAGGAAGCGGTCCAGCTGGCCACCCGTGAGGATATGACCATCAAGCAGGCTGCCAAGGACCTGGGGATCCCCTACAGTGCCCTGCATGGCTGGGTGCAACAGACCAAAACCGCCAAACTCACGGGCCGCCCGGTCTTCACAGGCAAAGGAAAGCCTGCCCTGAGCGAGCAGGAGAAACGCATCAAAGAGCTGGAGAAGGAAGTGGAAATTCTCCGTCAGGAACGTGAGATTTTAAAATTGGCGGCGAAGTTCTTCGCCAAAGAAATGCCGTGA